DNA sequence from the Entomomonas asaccharolytica genome:
AGCCTTAACAGGTTTCGAAGCTATCTTTAGAGCAGTCAGTAATGATGGCGAGGTAGCCAGTGTTAATGGTGAAGGTATAGCAACAGCAGAGTTTAATGATACTTATCAGCAGCAACGCTATATTTTAAGTGCTAATGGTCAGTTTGATGGTACACCAGAGGCAGTTAAAGAGTTAAAGAAATTAGTAACAGATAATTTAATTAATTATCGTATACTTGTGCAAGCAGCTACTAATGCTGGCTTTAGTTATTTGCCAGAAGCTTATATTAAGCACGCAATTGAAAATAACCCTTTATATCAAACAAATGGTCAGTTTGATTATAGTCTTTTTGAACAAGATATTAGAAGTTATGGTTATGGATCTGACAAACAGTTTGTAAGAGATCAATTAGACCGTAATTTATTGAGCCAATTACAAAGTGGCATAGTTGATGCCAATTTTGTTACAGACGATAGGACTCAATATTTAGCTAGTTTGTTAGAGCAAACGCGAGATTTCTCTTATAAAGAATTAGAAGCAAACAAAGTAGCTAATATTTCTGATGAAGAAATCAAAAATTGGTATGAAAATCACAAAGATACTCTAAAAACACCAGAGCAAGTAGTTTTAGAGTATATTGAGTTAAATAGAAATAGTTTTCTTGAGCAAACTACAGTATCTGATAAAGAGTTAAATGATCTTTATGCAAAGAAAGTAGTTGAGTTAAATAAAGCAGCGGTAAGACAAAGAATTGCTCATATATTAATTCCTATCACAGCTAATCAAACAGCAGAGCAAGCAAAAACTAAGATTGATGCCATTGAAGCTGAATTAAAGCAAGGTAAAGATTTTGCTGCTGTTGCAAAAGAACAATCACAGGATACAGGAACGGCTGACAAAGGTGGTGATTTAGGTTTTGTTACCACTGAAGATTTACCTGACCCTGAAGCATTTGCTCCAGTATTAACCACACTAACCAAAGTAGGGGACGTTTCTGAGCCTGTTCTTTCGCGTTTTGGTTGGCATATTATTAAACTAACGGATGTTCAAAAAGCTTCTGTTCCTAGTTTTGAATCGTTACGTGAGCAGTTAGCTGGTGAGCTAAAACAGCAAAAGGCGTATGACGCTTATTTAGCAGAACAAAGAAAGTTAGATGCTGCTGCCTATGAAAATTATGATAACTTGGCACAAGTTGCTAAGGACTTTAATTTAACATTAAAAGAAACCAAACCTTTTGGTCGTGAAACAGGTTACGATGTTATTACCACTAACGATAAAGTTATTAAAGCAGCTTTTAGTGATAGTTTATTAAAGAATGAAGAAAATAGTGGGATTATTGAAGTAACACCTAATACTTCTATTATTGTTCATGTTAAACAGCATTTGCAGCCCTCTAATATGACCTTAGAGCAAGCGACACCAGAGATTAAAGTAGCATTACAGAAAGAAAAAACACAGTTAGAAGGTGAGCAATTAGTTGCTGATCTTAAAGCTGGAAAAGTTGCAATTAATGATACTTGGAAAACCTTTAAATCTGTAAAACAACCTTTACAGTTATCTGCAGAAGAGTTCCAAAAGCTATCACTTACTCCTGACATTTTAGAGTCATTATTTGCAATACCTAAGCCTGTAGAGGATAAGCCTAGTATTTATGGTACTACCTTAAAAAATGGTAATTATGCAGTGATTGCTCTGTCTAAGGTAAATGAGTTTGTGGGTAATTTATCTGATGAAGATAAACTACAATACCAAACATTGGCAGCTAATGACTCTGCCAATAAGCTTTGGGAAGAGTATAGGCAATATCTCAAAGATAATGCTGAAATCAAATATTTTGATAATGAAGAGTAAGCAAATCAAATTAAAAGCAGCCACTAAGCTGCTTTTAATGATTATATGAAGTGAGAGCAACAGTGACATTTAATGAAATTGATTGGTGTATTATGGGCATCATCATTATTTCAACAGTGATTAGCTTATGGAGAGGTTTTATCAAGGAAATTTTATCACTGATTATTTGGATAATGGCGGTAGTCGTTGCTTGGTTATATGGTGGTTCTTTTGCTGATTTTCTGACACCTAGTATAGAGATTCCATGGTTACGCGTTGTGATTAGTTGTGGAATTTTATTTATTTTAACCCTCGTAGTAGGAGCTATTATAAATTTTGTATTATCGCGTCTGATTAAAGCAACAGGACTTTCAGGAACAGATCGTTTTCTTGGTATGTTTTTTGGTGCGGCAAGGGGTGGTATAGCCATTGTGATATTTGTTGGTTTATTAATGGATACACCAGCCAGCGAGTCTAATTGGTGGAAAGACTCTGAATTAATACCTCCTTTCTTGGTTGCTGCTAATTGGTCAAAAAATGTTGTTTTAGGTGGTTGGCAATCTGTACCACAGCCAGTTGATATTCCGCTTCAACCAAATACAGATTTACCTGTATCATCATCTTCTGAGTAGCATAGTGAGGGTTTAATTCATGTGTGGCATTGTAGGTATTGTAGGAAAAACAAATGTCAATCAGGCACTGTATGACGCTTTAATTGTTTTACAACACCGTGGACAAGATGCAGCAGGCATTGTAACTTGTAAAGATAATAAATTATTCTTACGCAAAGATAATGGTCTCGTTCGAGATGTATTCCATACTAGACATATGCAACGCTTGGTGGGTAATTATGGCATAGGGCATGTTCGTTATCCTACTGCTGGTTCATCTAGCTCAGCGGAAGCCCAACCTTTTTATGTGAACTCTCCTTATGGTATCACTTTAGCCCATAATGGTAATTTGACGAATGTGGAGCAATTATCAAAAGAGACTTATGCATCAGATTTACGTCATGTTAATACCACCTCTGATTCTGAAGTATTGCTTAATGCTTTTGCCCATGAATTAGCAAAATCTAAAAAATTACATTTAGCACCTGATGATATTTTTGATGCTGTGACAACATTATATCGCCGTTGTAGCGGTGGTTTTGCTGTAGTTTCAATGATTTTAGGTCATGGTATTGTAGCTTTTCGTGATCCTCATGGTATTCGTCCTATCGTATACGGTCATCGTCAGACAGAGTTAGGAATGGAATATATGGTGGCTTCTGAAAGTGTAGCGCTTAACGTATCAGGTTTTACACTGATTCGCGATTTAGCGCCTGGTGAAGCATTATATATCACAGAAGATGGTGACTTATTCACAAAGCAATGTGTAGAAGTTGAGAAATTTACACCTTGTATTTTTGAGTATGTGTATTTAGCACGTCCTGATTCTATTATGGATGGTATTTCTGTCTATAAATCCCGTTTAAAGATGGGTGAAAAGCTAGCAGAGAAAATACTACGAGAACGTCCAAATCATGATATTGATGTCGTTATCCCTATTCCAGATACAAGTAGAACATCTGCTTTAGAGTTAGCCAATCATTTAGGGGTTAAGTTTAGAGAAGGTTTTATGAAAAACCGTTACATTGGACGGACTTTCATTATGCCTGGCCAAGCAGAACGTAAGAAATCGGTAAGACAAAAACTTAATGCTATCGATTTGGAATTTAAAGATAAGAATGTGTTGTTAGTAGATGATTCCATTGTACGAGGAACTACTTGTAAGCAAATTGTTCAAATGGCTAGAGATGCTGGTGCTAAGAAAGTTTATTTTTGTTCAGCAGCTCCTGCGGTGCGCTATCCTAATGTCTATGGTATTGATATGCCTAGCGTTCACGAGTTAATTGCACACAATCGTTCTACTGAAGAAGTGGCAGATTTAATCGGTACAGATTGGTTGATTTATCAAGATTTGGAAGATTTAAAAGATGCTGTACGCTTTGAAGGTTCAGAGGTTCATGATTTTGATTGTGCGGTATTTGATGGACATTATGTAACTGGTGATGTAAGTGCTGAGTATTTAAATCATATTGAAGAAGAGCGTAACGATAAAATGCTTAACCAAAAGAAAGCTGAAACAGCTATTATTGAATTACATAATAACTAGTTATAACGATTGAAATGAGACAGTAGTAGAAATGACTGATAAATGGCAGGCAGGTCGCTTAGATAGCGATTTGCAAGATGTTGGATTAGATACATTAGCAATTAGAGCAGGACAAGCAAGAAGCCCTGAGGGGGAGCATAGTGAGGCTTTATTTTTAACTTCAAGCTATGTTTTTGCTTCAGCAGCTGATGCAGCAGCACGTTTTGCTGGACAGGATGAAGGAAATGTCTATTCACGTTATACTAATCCTACTGTACGTAATTTTGAACAACGCTTAGCGGCTATGGAAGGGGCTGAACAGGCGGTAGCTACTGCGTCTGGCATGTCTGCTATTTTAGCGTTAGTAATGAGTTTGTGTAGTGCAGGCGATCATATCGTTGTTTCGCAAAGTGTCTTTGGCTCCACCATCAATTTATTTGAAAAATATTTTAAACGTTTTGCCATTGAAGTTGATTATGTACCTTTAGCTGATTTAGCAGCTTGGCAAGCCGTATGTAAGCAAAATACTAAATTATTTTTTGCAGAGTCACCTTCTAACCCTTTATCTGAATTAGTCGATATTACTGCTTTAGCAGATTTAGCTCATAGTAAAGGGGTGCTGTTAGCGGTAGATAACAGTTTTTGTACTCCTGCATTGCAACAGCCTATTAAATTGGGTGCTGATATTGTCATGCATTCCGCGACTAAATATATTGATGGCCAAGGCCGTTGTTTAGGTGGAGCGGTGGCAGGTCGTGCAGAGCATATGAAAGAGTTAGTAGGCTTTTTAAGAACAGCTGGGCCGACGATGAGCCCATTTAATGCATGGGTTTTTCTAAAGGGTTTAGAAACGTTGCGACTACGTATGCGCGCCCATAGTGATAATGCTTTATTACTAGCAGAGTGGTTAGTTAAGCAGCCGAATGTAGAAAAAGTTTATTATGCAGGGCTTATAGATCATCCTCAGTACGATTTAGCTAAGCGGCAACAACAAGGTTTTGGTGCTGTGTTAGGGTTTGATGTGGTAGGAGGAAAAGAAGCAGCTTGGCGTTTAATTGATGCTACTAAGCTAATTTCTATTACTGCTAACCTTGGCGATGCTAAAACGACAATTACTCATCCTGCTACTACTACACATGGCAGAGTATCGCCTGAAGCAAGAGCAAAAGCAGGTATTAAGGATGGACTAGTTCGTATAGCTGTAGGGCTTGAAGATATTGAAGATATTAAAACAGACTTAGCTAGAGGTTTGGCTGCTGTTTAACTTTGTTTTGTAGAAGTAAAAAAGCAGGCTTAAAGCCTGCTTTTTTGTTACTTAGTGAGCTTGTTGGTAAAGAAATTCAAGCAAGGCTTTTTGTGCATGTAATCTATTTTCAGCTTGCTGCCAAACCACCGAACGTGGATCATCCAATAAAGTTTCGCTAATCTCCTCGCCACGATGAGCAGGAAGGCAGTGCATAAAGATTACATCAGGGCTAGCTAAATCAAGTAACTGTTCAGTCACTTGGAAACCGTTGAATTTTTCTAATCGCTCTTGTGCTTCATCTTCTTGTCCCATAGAGGCAAATACATCAGTACTTACTAAATGAGCACCAGCTACCGCCTCTTTAGGATCATCAGTAATCTGTACACGACCTTTTGCTAATTCTACAAAGCGTGGATTAGGTTCAAAACCTTTTGGACAAGCTACTTTTAATTGAAAATCAAATTGTACAGCTGCTTCTGCATAGCTGTTACACATATTATTACCATCTCCAATCCATGCCACAGTTTTACCTGCAATATCACCACGCTGTTCGAAATAGGTTTGCATATCTGCTAATAGTTGACAGGGGTGTAAATCGTCGGTTAGGGCATTAATCACAGGCACTCTTGAGTTTTTAGCAAACTCCGTAACATTGTCATGAGCAAAGGTTCTGATCATTACCATATCGACCATACTAGAGATGATAATGGCTGAATCATGAATGGTTTCGCCACGTCCTAACTGAGTATCTCTAGAAGCTAAGAAAATAGCTTGACCACCGAGTTGAATCATACCTGCTTCAAATGAAACACGGGTACGGGTAGATGATTTTTCAAAAATCATCCCAAGAATACGACCATTTAGGGTGTTGTGAGGTATATTGTCACGACGCATTGTTTTTAGTTCTATGGCGCGCTTGATTAACTGCTTTAGTTCGTCTTTTGAGCAATCAAATAGTGACAGAAAGTGCCGTACACTCATAAAAATTTTACCTTGCTGTTAATTTAAGAAATGGAGCTGATTAAATTATAGTCTTTGTAATGATGGTAAAAACTGATGTAAATAGAGAATTATGTCATAAAATCTTTTATAATAAAAGAATAACTATAGGACTTTAGGGTAATGGAGAGGCGAGTTAATTAATCTTTAGCTTGTAATAGTGTATAGTATTATTAGCAAAGATTACCTAATAAGCCAGGTTAATATAAATGGGATTTTTAAAAGATATTGCTGAGCGTAAACAATTTAAACGATATATGTTGGATGCTTGGCAACAATATTCTACGTTAAAGTCTTTAATACGAGAGCCTTTAATTTTAGTAGATATTCGTACAGGACGTATTATTGAGGTTAATGCACCTTTTGAAAGGATATTAGGCTGGTCTATCAAACAAGTAGTAGGCGTGCCAATTGCTGAGTTAGGTATATGGAAAGAATCTGCAAGAAATAAAATAGTTAAATTAATTCTAAAAAAACGTTCCGTTAAGCTAACAGATATTCAGTTAACGAGTATAGATGGCGATATTTTAACGGGTGAATTGTGTGCCAAAATAGTTCGTCTAAATGGAGGATTAGCGGTTTTAGCTACCTTTTATTATAGTCACAGTTTGATGACTGTAGAAAAGTTTTTTAATGTTAATGAAAGAGAGTTTTCCTCTGCATTTGATCCTACCACAGATGTCGTGACTGTTTCTGATTTTAAAACAGCTCAATATATTAAGGGAAATGAAGCACTTAAAAATCTTTTAGGGTATCAACAAGCAGATTTATTGAAGCAAACGGAATTTGATATTGGGGTATGGGCTTCTGTTGAAGAGCGAACAGATTTTCTAAAGAAAGTACAAGAAGAAGGACCTCAGTTACTAGAAACGGCTTTATATCGTCAAGAAGTAGGCTATATGCCTATTAAGTTTGTGGTAGATATTCTAAGTGCGGATAAAAAATATGTGATGATGGTTGGGCATGATGTTACCAATTTGCGTAAAGCAGAGCGTCGTGCTATACATCTGGCTTATCATGATCCTTTAACTAATTTACCTAATCGTAGCTTATTGTATGAGCGTTTAGAGCAGCAAATTAAATTGGTGCAACGTTATAATTTGCATGCTGCTTTGTTGTTCTTAGATTTAGACCATTTTAAAAATATTAATGATTCCATTGGGCATCCTATTGGTGATGCTGTTTTAAAGATCGTAACCACACGTTTAAAAGCTAGTATCCGTACCAATGACACTGTTTCTCGAGTAGGCGGAGATGAGTTTATTATTCTACTTACTCGTTTAGAGGGAGATTTTAATGAGGTAGAAAGGCAAGTATTAATGACTGCTGAGCGGATTAGGGAAATCTTATCTGAACCTATGTTGATTGATGCATACCGTCTACAAATTTCAACCAGTATTGGTGTAACTATTATCCCTGAGCATGGTGTTAATAGTTCTGAACTGATTAAAAGAGCTGATATCGCGTTATACAAAGCTAAAGAACTTGGCAGAAATATGATTGCTACGTTCCGTAGTTCTATGCAGTCAGCTGTAGTGCAGCGTATGCGAATCGAAGCAAAAATGCGCCAAGCTTTGCAAAATAAAGAGTTTAAGCTTTGTTTTCATCCACAAGTTTTCTCAAGAACACATGAAATTACAGGTGCTGAGGCGCTTATACGATGGGTTCAAGGTAAAGATGTCTTTTCACCTAAGCATTTTATTAATATTCTCGAAGAAACTCAGTTGATTATTGAGGTAGGGGAATGGATCATTTTAGAAGCTTGTCGTCTCTATGCAAAATTAATGGACAATAAAGCTATTTCATTATTGGATTTTAAGTTCTGTGTTAATGTAAGCCCTAAACAAATACAGCACGAAGATTTTTATGGACTTATTGAGCGTGCTTTAAAACAATATAATATTCCTAAAAGAGCAATTACTTTAGAAGTAACAGAGGGTATTGTTATTCAGGAAACTAATAATACTATTGAAAAAATGTATGCGTTAAGAAAGTTGGGTGTTAACTTTGCCATTGATGATTTTGGTACAGGATACTCATCATTATCTTATCTAAAGAAATTGCCTATTGATATGTTAAAAATTGATAAAGCTTTTGTTGATACGATCACCACGGATATCCATGATTCAGGCATAGTGAGTGCTATTATTACCATGGCTAATAGTTTAGATTTTGAGGTAATTGCAGAAGGTGTGGAAACAGTTGATCAATTATCAATTTTAGAGGAAAAAGGATGTTACTTATACCAAGGCTATCTATTTAGCAAGCCTTTAACATTCGATTCATTACAGGCTTTGCTCGTAGCGCAAAGTAGTCGACAAATTTGATAATAAATTCTGCCATTTATAAATTGGAAAGAGTACAATAATTGACTTTATTTGAGGTATTTTGATTGGTTGTAGTAAAGGATATATGTTGTCTATTTCAAGGCTCCCCCAGAAAACATCAGGTTTTACACTATTAGAAATATTATTAGTAATTACTATTATCAGTATAGTAGTTGCAGGTATTGCTTTTTGGGTATTAAATTTTACTAGTGTTGGTAGTAAATTACTAAATAAGCAAGATGTTCAAATAGTCGATACTGCTCCTAAAACAGTAGATATTCCTATAAAAAATACAGGGCAAATCGTTATTAATTTAACAGATGAACCTTTGCAAATATTGCCTGTAGATGAAAAATTACTATTTGCTTTTGATAAAGATATAAAAATAGGTACAGAATGGCCTACAGGGAATGCTGGTTTATTAGTAAAAAGTTATGATGGAATTCAAGTAGAATTAATAGGTTATAACTATTTAAAAGCAAATAGGCAAGTGGCTAATAGTGGTTATGCTGCATTAAAAGATTTAGATACTAATTCAGATAATATACTTGATGAGTTTGATATAGATTTTACTAATTTATATGTTTGGTTGGATACTAATCAAAATGGTGTTGTTGATAGGGATGAATTACACAGTCTTCAAAAATTAGGTATTAAGTCTCTTAATATTGCTTCTGTGGTTAATAAAAATATAAGAGTTAATAAAAGTATTATTACGAAACAGGGGCAGTTTATACAAGAGGATGGTTCTAAAGGTAGTTTTGTGGAGATAAACCTTTTCCAAGATCCTTATTACAGAGAGTTTACTGATAAAATAGCTGTTTCTGAAAATGCTAAAAAACTGCCTAATATAAAAGCTTCTGGTTATGTAAGAGATTTACAAGAGGCGGTGACCCTTAATCCTGATTTATATCCTGTAATAGTTGATTATTTCGCTATTGATTTAGCAGATAGAAGATTTAATCAAATGGATCAGATTATATTCGAATGGTCGAAAACATTAAAAAATCCTTACCTAGAGAGTCGTTTGAAAAGTATCTCAACACCAAAATTTGATATTAGATTAGGCAAAGATTTACAGTTTGATAAATATACTGATATAGCATTGGATAATCAGAAAATAGTCGCTGGACTGATGGCAATAGAAGCATTTACAGGACAACGTCAGCTACACTTTTTTAAAACAGAAGTGTTAAATAGTCTCACACAAACGTGGGAATTAAATTTAATCATTAGTTTCGAAAATCAAGTAATAATGAGCCAGACGATTTCGGCTAATCCAGATGGTACTAAAAAACAAGTATTACTTTCTAGTGACATGTTGAGTTTTACACCTGAACAAAGATTAATTATTCGTAAAAAATATGATATGGTTGTGGAGAACTTGTACAAAAAGCTGCAAGAGCTACAAGGGGATACTAAACAAAATATTGCTCAATTAGATGATCCATCTGATCAACAATGGGTAGATAAAAGCCTGCAAGAACAAATTAACACTGGGCAGTATTTTAGAAAGCCACAGAAAGTGATTGATTATCCACGTAGGCGGCATATGTCAGAATGTGTAAAGCCAGGCAATATTATTGATCAGCAAGTTAGAGATTGTGCAGCAGGAAAAATTTCTAAAACTTGGTAATAAGCAACTTACACTAATGGTTAATCTCTTTTAGGAAACTTTACAGGTTAAAGTGTGACAAACCTAATATAGTTTTTATTAATAAAAGAGAGAATGACAATGGCTACTAAATTAGTTGCTGATATTTTGGTGGAAACATTAGAACAAGTAGGTGTTAAGTCGGTTTGGGGAGTTCCAGGGGATTCACTTAATGCCATAACCGAAAACCTTAGAAAACGTAACCAAATCAAGTGGCAAGGAGTGCGTCATGAAGAGGCAGCCGCTTTTGCAGCTAGTGCATATGCTGATGCAACTAATCAATTAGGTGTCTGTGTTGGATCCTGTGGGCCAGGTAATTTACATTTAATTAATGGTTTATTTGAAGCACAACGAATGAATGCGCCTGTATTAGCCATTGCTGCACAAATTCCCAGTAGTGAGTTAGGACTAGGTTATTTTCAAGAAACTCATCCTGAATCTTTATTTAAAGATTGTAGTGATTACTGTGAGTTAATTTCAAGTGCTGAACAATTACCAAGAGTATTAGAAACTGCCATACGATCAGCTTTAACTAGGCGTAGCGTGTCAGTTATTGTTTTGCCTGGTGATGTGGCGTTTAGCGAGGCTCCTGTGCAGAAAGCGCAATGGTCTACACCTATCTTACCGATTGTCGTACCTCCACAACAAGAAATAGAGCAATTAGCGGAATTATTAAATCATACTAAAAATATTACAATTCTTTGTGGTTATGGTTGCCGTAATGCACATAGTCAGGTTGTTGCTTTAGCTAAAAAACTTAAAGCACCTGTAGTACATGCATTAAGAGGTAAGTCATTTGTAGAGTATGATAATCCTTTTGATGTGGGAATGACGGGGCTTATTGGTTTTTCATCTGGTTATCATGCTTTGAAAGAATGTGATTTTTTATTAATGTTGGGTAGTAATTTTCCTTACCGTAATTTTTATCCTGAACATGGTAATGTTGTGCAAATTGATTTAAGAGGGGAGCATTTAGGTAGAAGAACCCCATTGCTTAAAGGTTTGGTGGGTGATATATCATCTACCCTCGATTTATTATTAGCTAAGTTAACTGAGCAAACAGATGATAGTTTTCTGGTGAAAGCGTTAGAGCATTATCAAAAAGCGCGTCAATCATTAGATGAGCTAGCGACGCCTAATGCAGAAGATAGGCCATTACATCCGCAATATTTAGCGGCAAGAGTATCTGAACTAGCTAGTGAAGATGCTATATTTACTGCTGATGTAGGGACGCCTACGGTGTGGGCTGCACGTTACCTAAAAATGAATGGTAAACGTTATTTAACTGGTTCTTTCTCTCATGGTTCAATGGCTAATGCCACACCACAAGCAATGGGTTTACAAGCAGCTTTTCCTAATCGGCAGGTAATAGCTTTGGCAGGTGATGGTGGTTTATCGATGTTATTAGGCGAGTTATCAACCTTAGCATTGGAAAAATTACCTGTAAAAGTAATTGTTTTTAATAATAGATCATTAGGCTTTGTAGCCATGGAGATGAAAGCTGCAGGGTTGATGGATGATGTTACTCATCTTAATAGTCCAAATTTTGCTGCTGTAGCCGAAGCTTGTGGTGTAAAGGGTTTTCAGGTAACATCTTCAAACCAATTGGATAGCACATTGAAAGAGGCTTTCGCGTATAATGGGCCTGTGGTTGTAGATGTGCATACAGAAACACAAGAATTATCGATTCCACCTAAAATTAATTTACAACAAGCTAAAGGATTTAGTCTTTATATGTTAAGGGCTATTTTAAATGGGCGAGGTGATGAAATTAGAGAATTGATAAAAACAAATTTATTTAGAGCGAAATAATTAAAGCTTATCTGTTGTAAAAAGAGAAGGTTATATATGGCTAACAAGCGTCCTTTATATATTCAATATTCAGGTCCAGGCTTACTGGAAACTCCTTTGTTAAATAAATCCAGTGCTTTTACCCGTGAAGAGCGTCGTGATTTTAATTTAACAGGTTTATTACCTTACACGATGGAAACGATCGAGGAGCAAGTAGTACGTGCTTATGATCAATATAATTTGTGTAATAATGATTTAGAGCGTCATATTTATTTGCGTTCTATT
Encoded proteins:
- a CDS encoding SurA N-terminal domain-containing protein yields the protein MLQEIRDKSQGWIAKTIIGVIVLLLALTGFEAIFRAVSNDGEVASVNGEGIATAEFNDTYQQQRYILSANGQFDGTPEAVKELKKLVTDNLINYRILVQAATNAGFSYLPEAYIKHAIENNPLYQTNGQFDYSLFEQDIRSYGYGSDKQFVRDQLDRNLLSQLQSGIVDANFVTDDRTQYLASLLEQTRDFSYKELEANKVANISDEEIKNWYENHKDTLKTPEQVVLEYIELNRNSFLEQTTVSDKELNDLYAKKVVELNKAAVRQRIAHILIPITANQTAEQAKTKIDAIEAELKQGKDFAAVAKEQSQDTGTADKGGDLGFVTTEDLPDPEAFAPVLTTLTKVGDVSEPVLSRFGWHIIKLTDVQKASVPSFESLREQLAGELKQQKAYDAYLAEQRKLDAAAYENYDNLAQVAKDFNLTLKETKPFGRETGYDVITTNDKVIKAAFSDSLLKNEENSGIIEVTPNTSIIVHVKQHLQPSNMTLEQATPEIKVALQKEKTQLEGEQLVADLKAGKVAINDTWKTFKSVKQPLQLSAEEFQKLSLTPDILESLFAIPKPVEDKPSIYGTTLKNGNYAVIALSKVNEFVGNLSDEDKLQYQTLAANDSANKLWEEYRQYLKDNAEIKYFDNEE
- a CDS encoding CvpA family protein, whose amino-acid sequence is MTFNEIDWCIMGIIIISTVISLWRGFIKEILSLIIWIMAVVVAWLYGGSFADFLTPSIEIPWLRVVISCGILFILTLVVGAIINFVLSRLIKATGLSGTDRFLGMFFGAARGGIAIVIFVGLLMDTPASESNWWKDSELIPPFLVAANWSKNVVLGGWQSVPQPVDIPLQPNTDLPVSSSSE
- the purF gene encoding amidophosphoribosyltransferase; the protein is MCGIVGIVGKTNVNQALYDALIVLQHRGQDAAGIVTCKDNKLFLRKDNGLVRDVFHTRHMQRLVGNYGIGHVRYPTAGSSSSAEAQPFYVNSPYGITLAHNGNLTNVEQLSKETYASDLRHVNTTSDSEVLLNAFAHELAKSKKLHLAPDDIFDAVTTLYRRCSGGFAVVSMILGHGIVAFRDPHGIRPIVYGHRQTELGMEYMVASESVALNVSGFTLIRDLAPGEALYITEDGDLFTKQCVEVEKFTPCIFEYVYLARPDSIMDGISVYKSRLKMGEKLAEKILRERPNHDIDVVIPIPDTSRTSALELANHLGVKFREGFMKNRYIGRTFIMPGQAERKKSVRQKLNAIDLEFKDKNVLLVDDSIVRGTTCKQIVQMARDAGAKKVYFCSAAPAVRYPNVYGIDMPSVHELIAHNRSTEEVADLIGTDWLIYQDLEDLKDAVRFEGSEVHDFDCAVFDGHYVTGDVSAEYLNHIEEERNDKMLNQKKAETAIIELHNN
- a CDS encoding O-succinylhomoserine sulfhydrylase, translating into MTDKWQAGRLDSDLQDVGLDTLAIRAGQARSPEGEHSEALFLTSSYVFASAADAAARFAGQDEGNVYSRYTNPTVRNFEQRLAAMEGAEQAVATASGMSAILALVMSLCSAGDHIVVSQSVFGSTINLFEKYFKRFAIEVDYVPLADLAAWQAVCKQNTKLFFAESPSNPLSELVDITALADLAHSKGVLLAVDNSFCTPALQQPIKLGADIVMHSATKYIDGQGRCLGGAVAGRAEHMKELVGFLRTAGPTMSPFNAWVFLKGLETLRLRMRAHSDNALLLAEWLVKQPNVEKVYYAGLIDHPQYDLAKRQQQGFGAVLGFDVVGGKEAAWRLIDATKLISITANLGDAKTTITHPATTTHGRVSPEARAKAGIKDGLVRIAVGLEDIEDIKTDLARGLAAV
- the argF gene encoding ornithine carbamoyltransferase, with amino-acid sequence MSVRHFLSLFDCSKDELKQLIKRAIELKTMRRDNIPHNTLNGRILGMIFEKSSTRTRVSFEAGMIQLGGQAIFLASRDTQLGRGETIHDSAIIISSMVDMVMIRTFAHDNVTEFAKNSRVPVINALTDDLHPCQLLADMQTYFEQRGDIAGKTVAWIGDGNNMCNSYAEAAVQFDFQLKVACPKGFEPNPRFVELAKGRVQITDDPKEAVAGAHLVSTDVFASMGQEDEAQERLEKFNGFQVTEQLLDLASPDVIFMHCLPAHRGEEISETLLDDPRSVVWQQAENRLHAQKALLEFLYQQAH
- a CDS encoding EAL domain-containing protein, translating into MGFLKDIAERKQFKRYMLDAWQQYSTLKSLIREPLILVDIRTGRIIEVNAPFERILGWSIKQVVGVPIAELGIWKESARNKIVKLILKKRSVKLTDIQLTSIDGDILTGELCAKIVRLNGGLAVLATFYYSHSLMTVEKFFNVNEREFSSAFDPTTDVVTVSDFKTAQYIKGNEALKNLLGYQQADLLKQTEFDIGVWASVEERTDFLKKVQEEGPQLLETALYRQEVGYMPIKFVVDILSADKKYVMMVGHDVTNLRKAERRAIHLAYHDPLTNLPNRSLLYERLEQQIKLVQRYNLHAALLFLDLDHFKNINDSIGHPIGDAVLKIVTTRLKASIRTNDTVSRVGGDEFIILLTRLEGDFNEVERQVLMTAERIREILSEPMLIDAYRLQISTSIGVTIIPEHGVNSSELIKRADIALYKAKELGRNMIATFRSSMQSAVVQRMRIEAKMRQALQNKEFKLCFHPQVFSRTHEITGAEALIRWVQGKDVFSPKHFINILEETQLIIEVGEWIILEACRLYAKLMDNKAISLLDFKFCVNVSPKQIQHEDFYGLIERALKQYNIPKRAITLEVTEGIVIQETNNTIEKMYALRKLGVNFAIDDFGTGYSSLSYLKKLPIDMLKIDKAFVDTITTDIHDSGIVSAIITMANSLDFEVIAEGVETVDQLSILEEKGCYLYQGYLFSKPLTFDSLQALLVAQSSRQI
- a CDS encoding type II secretion system protein gives rise to the protein MLSISRLPQKTSGFTLLEILLVITIISIVVAGIAFWVLNFTSVGSKLLNKQDVQIVDTAPKTVDIPIKNTGQIVINLTDEPLQILPVDEKLLFAFDKDIKIGTEWPTGNAGLLVKSYDGIQVELIGYNYLKANRQVANSGYAALKDLDTNSDNILDEFDIDFTNLYVWLDTNQNGVVDRDELHSLQKLGIKSLNIASVVNKNIRVNKSIITKQGQFIQEDGSKGSFVEINLFQDPYYREFTDKIAVSENAKKLPNIKASGYVRDLQEAVTLNPDLYPVIVDYFAIDLADRRFNQMDQIIFEWSKTLKNPYLESRLKSISTPKFDIRLGKDLQFDKYTDIALDNQKIVAGLMAIEAFTGQRQLHFFKTEVLNSLTQTWELNLIISFENQVIMSQTISANPDGTKKQVLLSSDMLSFTPEQRLIIRKKYDMVVENLYKKLQELQGDTKQNIAQLDDPSDQQWVDKSLQEQINTGQYFRKPQKVIDYPRRRHMSECVKPGNIIDQQVRDCAAGKISKTW